ATGAGCATTGTGCTTATCGTCCTGGTTATCTATCTCGTGATGGGCGGCGGGTTCGGCCACGGCATGATGGGCGGCGACTCCGGACACGGGATGTATTTTCGGTGATCCCCGAGGACCTATGGTGCTGAGGCTATCAAGCTGGCGCTGACAGCACCCGAAATAAAATGAAAGCGCAGGGTCGTCTAGGATGCGTCACTTGCAGCCCGGTCCTAAGCGCGGCAGAGCATCCATTTCGGCACCCATCGAGCCAAGATTCACGAATGAAGGAGAGATGACAATGAAGAACGCGACTGCGAAAGATCCCGTATGCGGCATGAACATAGAAACGGCTACCGCCGTTGGACGAACCGAGTACAAAGGGCAGACCTATTACTTCTGCGGCTCCAAGTGCAAAGAGAAGTTCGATCGTAGTTCGGAGCAATACCTGGGCAAGTCTGCAGCAGCGCCGAAGAGCAGCGGCTGCTGCAGTTAAATCGCATTAGCCGGCCGGCGCAGATCCCGCGGTTGGCATACTTTCGCAAGTCGGATCGATATCGAACACTGTGAGATGAACCTTAAGCATGAAGGAGAGCCTATGCTGGTCAAATTATCCACTGACAAAACCGTGAGTGAAACTGCGGTTGCCTTGCAGGCTGCGGTCCAGGCCAATCACTTTGGCGTCATGCAGGTTCACAACCTCAAAGAGACCATGGCGAAGAAGGGCGTGGAGTTCCCCCGTGAATGTCTGATCTTCGAGGTCTGTCAGCCGCAACAAGCGAAGAAAGTCCTCGAGCAAAACATGAGCGTCTCGACCGCACTGCCATGCCGGATATCCATTTACCAGGAGGGCGGCAAAACCATTCTGGTTACTTTGAAGCCAACCACTCTTCTGGCGATGTTCCACGCGCCGGAACTTGAACGAGTAGCGCAGGAAGTGGAAGACACGATTGTTAAAATCATGAAGGAAGCGGCATCAGATTGATTGGCCGGACTTTGGACGCCGATTCGCCGCGACATACCTCAAGAGCCGTTGAATCGGTTTAGGGCCACGCGGCTATTGAAACGGAAGGTGACGTGAATCGACTCATCGCGATCGTTGGTGCGGGCGCAATCATCGCCTGCGCGTTTGCGCCTGCGCGCGCGGCCGACATGGCTGCCGCCAGGCAAAACTACAATACATTTTGCGCTAGCTGTCACGGCAGCAGCGGCGAGGGCGATGGTCCTGCCGCGGCGGCACTTAGTACCCACCCCGCCAATTTCTCGGATTGCGCCATGATGAGCAAGATGTCCGACGATACATTGTTCAACATGATCAAGAACGGCGGCGCCGCCATGGGTCGCAGCAAAGACATGCCGGCGTGGAGGTTGGGCTTCGATGACGGCGAGATTCACGACCTTGCCGCCTTCCTAATGACCTTCTGCAAGAAGTAGGCGCGACCGCGATGAGCGATGGCAATTCGATCCGCCTGCGGAACCTCGGCTTGAGGCGATAACGCTTGAGGTGATTGGTCGGACATGAAAGTCGTCGATCCGGTGTGCGGGATGCAGGTCGATCCGGCCAACAGCGCCGGATCGTTTGAATACAAAGGCACGAAGTACCATTTCTGTAGCATCCGCTGTCTCGAGAAATTCAAAAACGATCCTGACAGCTTTGTAACTCCTGCGGCGCCGAAGCCGGCAGCGGCAAGAAGCAGCGCTCCCATGCCAGTTGCGGCGGGTGCTCCTTTGTATACGTGTCCGATGCATCCGCAGATCGTTCGCTCAGAGCCGGGCAATTGCCCAATCTGCGGAATGACGCTGGAGCCGCGCGTCGTAAGCGCCGGTGAGGAGGCGTCGCCGGAACTGGCCGATATGACGCGGCGCTTTTGGATAAGCGCCGTGCCCGCGGCTGCGCTGATATTGATCGAAATGGCGGACATGATCCCGGGCCGGCCGCTTCAGCGCGTGATGCCCGCATCGCTGCGAACCTGGATCGAATTGGCGCTGGCAACTCCGGTCGTGCTGTGGTCGGGCTCGCCGCTTTTTGTTCGCGGCTGGGATTCGATCGTCAACCGCAGCCTCAACATGTTCACCTTGATCGGGATGGGTATCGGCGTCGCTTACGGTTACAGCTTGTTCGCAGCCGTCTTCCCGAGTCTATTTCCCGATTCATTCCGCGGCGCCGATGGCACCGTCCCGGTTTACTTCGAGGCGGCTG
This portion of the Candidatus Binatus sp. genome encodes:
- a CDS encoding DUF3309 family protein is translated as MLLLIILLILLLGGGGFYGYRRGHYGPRGMGLMSIVLIVLVIYLVMGGGFGHGMMGGDSGHGMYFR
- a CDS encoding YHS domain-containing protein; the encoded protein is MKNATAKDPVCGMNIETATAVGRTEYKGQTYYFCGSKCKEKFDRSSEQYLGKSAAAPKSSGCCS
- a CDS encoding DUF302 domain-containing protein is translated as MNLKHEGEPMLVKLSTDKTVSETAVALQAAVQANHFGVMQVHNLKETMAKKGVEFPRECLIFEVCQPQQAKKVLEQNMSVSTALPCRISIYQEGGKTILVTLKPTTLLAMFHAPELERVAQEVEDTIVKIMKEAASD
- a CDS encoding cytochrome c; protein product: MNRLIAIVGAGAIIACAFAPARAADMAAARQNYNTFCASCHGSSGEGDGPAAAALSTHPANFSDCAMMSKMSDDTLFNMIKNGGAAMGRSKDMPAWRLGFDDGEIHDLAAFLMTFCKK